A region of Sugiyamaella lignohabitans strain CBS 10342 chromosome A, complete sequence DNA encodes the following proteins:
- a CDS encoding putative alanine--tRNA ligase (hypothetical protein; has strong similarity to alanyl-tRNA synthases from Eubacteria; null mutant displays decreased translation rate and increased readthrough of premature stop codons; green fluorescent protein (GFP)-fusion protein localizes to the cytoplasm; YNL040W is not an essential gene; GO_component: GO:0005737 - cytoplasm [Evidence IDA] [PMID 11914276]; GO_component: GO:0005737 - cytoplasm [Evidence IDA] [PMID 14562095]; GO_function: GO:0005524 - ATP binding [Evidence IEA]; GO_function: GO:0004813 - alanine-tRNA ligase activity [Evidence IEA]; GO_function: GO:0016876 - ligase activity, forming aminoacyl-tRNA and related compounds [Evidence IEA]; GO_function: GO:0046872 - metal ion binding [Evidence IEA]; GO_function: GO:0003674 - molecular_function [Evidence ND]; GO_function: GO:0000166 - nucleotide binding [Evidence IEA]; GO_process: GO:0006419 - alanyl-tRNA aminoacylation [Evidence IEA]; GO_process: GO:0008150 - biological_process [Evidence ND]; GO_process: GO:0043039 - tRNA aminoacylation [Evidence IEA]; GO_process: GO:0006412 - translation [Evidence IEA]), which produces MSATILSKTKRSGASTIVGLLACQADSYLQSLKTRVVSCNKADKDLGYEVEFENTVLFPEGGGQPFDTGVVVANGKEIPVSNVQRDGLTAVHIVQEELVKDSEVELKVDWARRWDHMQQHTGQHVLSAVLDRRNIETLGWNLGPKFCYIELPRKLSSEEVSDVQQECNDYIFKSLPIKVEQHQDKATTDTIDHKVPENYDLSKGVMRVVHISDLDANPCCGTHLANTSHIGTIALLHSQPIRGTNSRLFFLAGDRVARYAAEINEIVRKANAALSCQTEDIEEKINGLNNRIKELNAKERAWSAQVAKYEAGDIRHQLEANKFAILYKQDGTNDYLRLVEKELGKLKAGEGTVLLFTGLGKQGGSIVLYGDEADAYAVKVKELVKNVKGGGKGRFQGKVTAWEKGEIDSLLKISL; this is translated from the coding sequence atGTCAGCTACTATTCTCAGCAAGACTAAACGATCAGGTGCATCTACTATTGTAGGATTACTGGCGTGTCAAGCAGACTCATATCTCCAGTCATTAAAgactcgagtcgtttcttgCAACAAAGCAGATAAGGATCTTGGATATGAAGTAGAGTTTGAAAATACTGTTTTATTTCCAGAGGGTGGTGGCCAGCCTTTTGATACTGGTGTAGTAGTTGCCAATGGAAAAGAGATTCCTGTATCGAACGTTCAACGAGATGGATTGACGGCCGTTCATATTGTCCAAGAAGAACTCGTCAAGGACTCCGAGGTCGAATTAAAGGTAGATTGGGCTCGTCGTTGGGATCATATGCAACAGCATACTGGTCAACATGTTCTCTCAGCTGTTTTAGATAGAAGAAATATCGAGACTCTAGGATGGAACTTGGGTCCTAAATTCTGTTATATCGAACTGCCAAGAAAGCTGTCTTCTGAAGAGGTCAGTGATGTGCAACAAGAATGCAATGATTATATTTTCAAGTCTTTACCTATCAAAGTCGAGCAGCATCAGGATAAGGCTACTACAGATACTATTGATCACAAGGTGCCAGAAAATTACGACCTGTCAAAAGGAGTCATGAGAGTAGTTCACATCTCTGACCTCGATGCCAACCCATGCTGTGGAACTCATTTGGCAAACACTTCGCATATTGGCACTATTGCTCTACTTCACAGTCAACCTATCCGTGGTACGAATTCTAGATTGTTTTTCCTAGCGGGTGACCGTGTTGCACGATATGCTGCCGAAATCAATGAAATTGTTCGCAAGGCAAATGCCGCCTTGTCGTGCCAAACCGAAGATATCGAAGAGAAGATTAATGGACTTAATAACCGGATCAAGGAACTAAATGCAAAGGAAAGAGCTTGGTCTGCCCAAGTCGCCAAGTACGaagctggtgatatcagGCACCAACTTGAAGCCAACAAGTTTGCCATTCTTTATAAACAAGATGGCACAAATGACTACCTTCGTTTAGTAGAGAAGGAACTTGGAAAGTTGAAAGCCGGTGAGGGTACTGTTCTTCTGTTCACCGGGCTTGGCAAACAAGGAGGCTCCATTGTGCTGTATGgagatgaagctgatgctTACGCTGTCAAGGTCAAGGAGCTCGTTAAGAACGTCAAGGGCGGTGGTAAAGGTAGATTCCAAGGGAAAGTAACTGCATGGGAGAAAGGAGAAATAGACTCCCTTCTAAAAATATCCCTATAG
- the ROM2 gene encoding Rho family guanine nucleotide exchange factor ROM2, with the protein METNTSSSNSGPGPSLGPSPNIQSGPAPYTNGKSRPPQHLQHIQQPQQQQQPPLAGQQRNTIGLGVGGVPKNLRSASNPIHPGGPFMRQGTLPATINGSGHGLPSHDVAPRSMSMTTSSYANRNNFYNNNVTLSGRVIPQRNNDIVINMNNGSNGGSGSGGNGLLGNSKGSSSSLLSSFKSAGGKAADLNGKPQRSTSTSSSYDENGRPVSGGYPNMSNHSSIVANSRKVPLVYPALLSKVAEVFRQRIVLGDRVKNELTYKNSFTGAEAVDLITYIIKTPDRNLALLLGRALDAQKFFHDVTYDHRLRDTHNECYQFNEIVIEEEAANDTNQQALVHKNSTSSARSTSTSHRSLSQKSEHGESSEPGATSVVSVNGVFTLLAECYSPTCTRDRLCYSIACPRRLEQQARLNMKPQPGLKRAESRLSLHGDDEKEQKLWIHTVAKEVADSVDDREKKRQEVICEVIYTERDFVKDLEYLRDFWIKPLRNSNIIHEGRKERFIRAVFSFAMEVHFVNSKLAEALTKRQQQAPVVRQIGDIFLEHVPKFEPFIRYGANQLYGKYEFEREKSTNPAFVKFVDETERMKESRKLELNGYLTKPTTRLARYPLLLEAVLKHTADDNPDKQNIPQAIKMIREFLTRVNIESGKTENRFSLMQLNQSLTFRPGEYVDLKLTDEKRQIIFKGALKKRTGDKDNQGDVQVYLFDNSLLFLKVKIVNKREQHKVHRKPIPLELLILAEGEEIIPKYGVKRQSSSLIPTTKTPSKAESQNRFPITFQHLGRRGYELTLYATNFISRKKWIENIENQKEVLSKAGDVYKRFALQCKFTSPSVRINCMAPSDGGRKLLFGTESGIFVSDVRMTPNGPTATDPIKLITIPNVTQLDVLDEYMTLLALSDKSLYSWPLEALDPSDPGGNFRKGKKVMGHINFYEVGICLGRMLVCTVKSSSMTSTIRVLEPFDPPSRNKRQTATAPLRRFLQSQSEGLKVFKEFYIPSETLSISFLKRRLCVGCAKGFEIVDLSSLETQSLLDPADTSLDFAIRRESLKPNSIYRLHSDFLLNYSDFSFFVNANGWRSRASWLIHWEGLPQHFALSYPYLIAFEPNFIEIRHMDTAEIVRVITGENIRFLHESTREILYVQEDERGFDEIISLDFWAKTGDGITTTSLSSTTSVTSNPSTVASTAASTTTVPPLSTSTSTATLVEHADER; encoded by the coding sequence ATGGAAACTAACACTAGTAGCTCTAATTCTGGCCCAGGCCCCTCTTTAGGTCCATCCCCTAATATTCAATCCGGTCCCGCCCCGTATACAAACGGTAAATCAAGACCTCCCCAGCATTTACAGCATATTCAGCagccacagcagcagcagcagccaccaTTAGCTGGTCAACAGCGCAATACTATAGGCTTGGGAGTAGGGGGAGTGCCTAAAAATTTGCGGTCTGCATCCAACCCTATTCATCCAGGTGGCCCTTTTATGCGACAGGGTACGCTTCCTGCTACAATTAACGGCAGTGGTCATGGATTGCCAAGCCATGATGTTGCTCCCAGAAGCATGTCAATGACCACTAGCTCGTATGCTAATAGAAACAACTTTTACAATAACAACGTTACACTTAGTGGACGGGTTATTCCACAGCGCAATAACGACATTGTAATCAACATGAACAATGGATCTAATGGTGGtagtggttctggtggAAATGGACTTTTGGGTAATAGTAAAGgatccagcagctcgtTGCTATCGAGTTTCAaatctgctggtggtaaagCTGCTGATTTGAATGGTAAACCACAACGGTCGACCTCAACATCCAGCAGTTATGATGAAAACGGAAGACCAGTGTCTGGTGGATACCCCAACATGTCGAACCATTCAAGTATAGTTGCCAATTCAAGAAAAGTGCCCTTGGTCTATCCAGCTTTGCTGTCTAAGGTTGCTGAAGTATTCCGTCAAAGAATTGTACTTGGTGATCGAGTCAAGAACGAACTGACGTATAAAAACTCGTTTACTGGTGCAGAAGCTGTGGATTTGATTACTTATATTATCAAAACGCCTGACAGAAATTTGGCACTTTTACTTGGAAGAGCTTTAGATGCGCAAAAGTTCTTCCACGATGTTACTTATGACCACCGGTTGCGAGACACTCACAATGAATGCTATCAGTTTAACGAAATTgtgattgaagaagaggctgctAATGATACTAATCAACAGGCTTTGGTCCACAAGAACTCGACTTCATCAGCGCGATCCACGAGCACATCACACCGAAGTTTGTCACAGAAATCTGAACACGGAGAAAGCAGCGAACCAGGCGCTACGTCTGTTGTATCAGTAAATGGTGTGTTTACGTTGCTGGCAGAATGTTACTCGCCTACTTGTACCAGAGACCGTCTATGTTATTCAATTGCATGTCCCCGAAGATTGGAACAACAAGCCAGATTGAACATGAAGCCACAACCGGGTCTTAAACGAGCTGAAAGTAGACTGTCGTTGCatggagatgatgaaaaagaacagaaattGTGGATCCACACAGTCGCCAAAGAAGTTGCTGATAGCGTGGATGATCGGGAAAAGAAGCGACAAGAAGTCATCTGTGAAGTCATTTACACAGAACGAGACTTTGTCAAGGATTTGGAATATCTACGAGACTTCTGGATCAAACCGTTGCGCAACTCGAACATCATTCACGAGGGAAGAAAAGAACGATTTATACGAGCAGTGTTTTCATTTGCCATGGAAGTGCATTTTGTCAATTCCAAACTTGCTGAAGCTCTGACTAAACGTCAGCAGCAAGCTCCTGTGGTGAGGCAAATCGGTGATATTTTCTTGGAACATGTTCCGAAATTCGAGCCATTTATTCGTTACGGAGCAAATCAATTGTATGGTAAATATGAGTTTGAGCGTGAAAAGTCGACCAACCCGGCATTTGTCAAATTTGTCGATGAAACAGAACGAATGAAAGAGTCTCGTAAATTGGAGCTCAACGGATATTTGACAAAACCCACAACTCGTTTGGCAAGATATCCACTGCTATTAGAAGCCGTTCTAAAGCACACTGCTGATGACAATCCagataaacaaaatatccCTCAGGCAATCAAGATGATTCGTGAATTCTTGACCAGGGTGAATATCGAGTCTGGTAAGACCGAAAACAGGTTCAGTTTGATGCAATTGAACCAATCACTGACATTCCGACCTGGTGAATACGTTGATCTTAAATTGACTGATGAGAAGCGACAGATTATCTTCAAAGGAGCTCTTAAAAAGAGAACGGGTGATAAGGACAATCAAGGTGATGTTCAAGTATACTTATTTGATAATAGTCTGTTATTCCTCAAGGTCAAGATTGTTAATAAACGAGAACAGCACAAGGTACACCGCAAGCCCATTCCTCTAGAACTGCTGATACTGGCCGAGGGTGAAGAGATCATTCCCAAATATGGAGTCAAACGACAATCTTCATCATTAATCCCGACCACCAAAACTCCATCAAAGGCCGAGTCTCAAAACAGGTTCCCAATCACATTCCAACATCTTGGTCGTCGGGGCTACGAACTGACTCTGTATGCCACTAATTTCATCAGTCGCAAGAAATGGATTGAGAACATCgaaaaccaaaaagagGTGCTCAGCAAGGCTGGTGATGTCTACAAAAGGTTCGCTTTGCAATGTAAGTTCACTAGTCCAAGTGTACGTATCAATTGTATGGCGCCATCAGACGGTGGTCGAAAGCTGTTGTTTGGTACCGAGAGCGGTATTTTCGTGTCTGACGTCAGAATGACGCCTAATGGACCAACTGCCACAGATCCAATCAAGCTTATTACGATTCCAAACGTTACTCAGCTGGATGTTTTGGACGAGTATATGACACTGTTGGCTCTTTCTGACAAGTCTCTGTACTCTTGGCCACTCGAAGCACTCGATCCTTCTGACCCAGGTGGCAACTTCAGAAAGGGTAAGAAGGTAATGGGACATATCAATTTCTACGAAGTTGGTATTTGTTTGGGTAGAATGCTTGTTTGTACTGTCAAGTCGAGTTCTATGACCTCGACTATCAGAGTTTTAGAGCCATTTGACCCACCTTCACGGAACAAGCGACAAACAGCCACTGCGCCGTTAAGAAGGTTTTTGCAGTCGCAAAGTGAGGGTTTGAAGGTGTTTAAAGAGTTCTACATCCCATCAGAAACATTATCAATCTCGTTCCTCAAACGAAGATTGTGTGTTGGATGTGCCAAgggatttgaaattgtcGATCTGTCTAGTTTAGAGACCCAATCGTTGTTAGATCCCGCAGACACATCGTTAGACTTTGCTATTCGACGAGAGTCATTGAAACCCAACTCGATCTACCGATTACACAGCGATTTCCTGTTGAACTACTCGGACTTCTCGTTTTTCGTCAACGCCAACGGCTGGAGATCACGGGCGTCATGGCTCATCCACTGGGAAGGTCTACCCCAGCACTTTGCGCTTTCGTACCCATATCTGATAGCATTCGAGCCCAACTTTATTGAAATTAGACACATGGACACGGCCGAGATCGTTCGGGTCATCACCGGCGAGAATATCCGATTCCTGCACGAATCGACTCGAGAGATCCTGTATGTCCAAGAAGACGAAAGAGGGTTTGACGAGATCATTTCGCTCGACTTCTGGGCCAAGACCGGGGACGGGATCACCACCACATCACTCTCATCCACAACATCAGTGACATCCAACCCGTCCACTGTGGCATCGACCGCAGCCTCGACCACCACAGTCCCTCCACTATCGACGAGCACCTCGACAGCCACTCTCGTCGAGCACGCCGACGAGAGATAA
- the ELO2 gene encoding fatty acid elongase ELO2 (Fatty acid elongase, involved in sphingolipid biosynthesis; acts on fatty acids of up to 24 carbons in length; mutations have regulatory effects on 1,3-beta-glucan synthase, vacuolar ATPase, and the secretory pathway; FEN1 has a paralog, ELO1, that arose from the whole genome duplication; GO_component: GO:0005783 - endoplasmic reticulum [Evidence IDA] [PMID 12087109]; GO_component: GO:0016021 - integral component of membrane [Evidence IEA,IEA]; GO_component: GO:0016021 - integral component of membrane [Evidence ISM] [PMID 12192589]; GO_component: GO:0016020 - membrane [Evidence IEA,IEA]; GO_function: GO:0009922 - fatty acid elongase activity [Evidence IMP] [PMID 12684876]; GO_function: GO:0016740 - transferase activity [Evidence IEA]; GO_process: GO:0006633 - fatty acid biosynthetic process [Evidence IEA]; GO_process: GO:0030497 - fatty acid elongation [Evidence IMP] [PMID 9211877]; GO_process: GO:0006631 - fatty acid metabolic process [Evidence IEA]; GO_process: GO:0006629 - lipid metabolic process [Evidence IEA]; GO_process: GO:0030148 - sphingolipid biosynthetic process [Evidence IMP] [PMID 9211877]; GO_process: GO:0016192 - vesicle-mediated transport [Evidence IMP] [PMID 9832547]), translated as MSEIINKVVSHFSEHHIDVGLPTLDRPFGIYLWDVFTVFCVKSFGWDPTQFEFTSNEGLPFTTLNEVIIAIVTYYVVIFGGRALLKAVNAPVIKINFIFQIHNLFLTILSLTLFLLLVEQLVPIVVRHGILYAICNTGSWTQPIVTIYYLNYLTKYYELFDTVFLVLRKKDLTFLHTYHHGATALLCYTQLLGRTSVSWVPIVLNLFVHVIMYWYYFLAACKIRVWWKEWVTRTQIIQFIIDLNFVYFASYTYFTSTYWPHLPNMGNCAGEEFAAIYGCAILSSYLVLFISFYIRVYTQKGGSKKTASTKEKVAEQVGNAELAAAETTGRITRSAAARSRKA; from the coding sequence ATGTCTGAAATTATCAATAAAGTGGTTTCCCACTTCTCCGAGCACCATATTGATGTTGGTCTCCCCACGCTTGATAGACCCTTTGGTATCTATTTATGGGACGTGTTCACAGTTTTCTGTGTCAAGTCTTTTGGCTGGGATCCCACTCAATTCGAGTTCACTTCAAATGAGGGTCTTCCTTTCACTACTCTTAACGAGGTTATTATTGCTATTGTCACTTACTATGTGGTTATTTTCGGAGGACGTGCTCTCCTTAAAGCTGTCAACGCGCCAGTCATCAAGATCAATTTCATTTTCCAAATCCACAACTTGTTCTTGACAATCTTGTCTTTGACTTTGTTCTTGCTCCTTGTCGAGCAATTGGTTCCTATTGTCGTTCGTCACGGTATTCTGTACGCCATTTGTAATACCGGCTCGTGGACTCAACCTATTGTTACCATCTACTACCTCAATTACTTGACCAAATACTATGAATTGTTCGATACCGTTTTCCTTGTGTTGCGTAAGAAGGATCTTACTTTCTTGCACACATACCACCACGGAGCCACTGCCTTGTTGTGTTACACTCAATTGCTTGGCCGTACCTCTGTTTCCTGGGTCCCCATTGTTCTTAACTTGTTTGTCCACGTTATCATGTACTGGTACTACTTCCTTGCCGCTTGCAAGATTCGTGTTTGGTGGAAAGAGTGGGTTACCAGAACTCAAATCATTCAATTCATTATTGACTTGAACTTTGTCTACTTTGCCTCTTACACCTACTTCACCTCTACTTACTGGCCCCACTTGCCCAACATGGGCAACTGTGCTGGTGAGGAGTTTGCCGCTATTTACGGCTGTGCTATTCTCAGTTCCTACTTGGTCTTGTTCATCTCCTTCTACATTAGAGTTTACACTCAAAAGGGAGGATCTAAGAAGACTGCCTCTACCAAGGAGAAGGTTGCTGAGCAAGTTGGAAATGCTGagttggctgctgctgaaaccaCTGGCCGTATTACCAGATCTGCCGCTGCTCGTTCCAGAAAGGCTTAA